The Cellulomonas sp. S1-8 genomic sequence GGACCCGCCGGTGATCCGCGGGGGGCTCGGCCGGGCGGCTCGGCTGGGCGGCGCGGTCAGGCGTCGGGTGCGTCGACGGGCACGGCCTGGGCCCCCGCGTCGCCCGCCGCGGCACCGGCGTCCGAGTGCCCGAGCGGCTTGCCGGGGGCGACGCGGTCGCGGACGAGCTGCTTGAGCGTCGTGATCTCGGGGAAGCCGCGCCGTTCCGCGCGGTCCCAGATCATCTCCCCGTCGACCTCGACGGTGAAGACGCCGCCGGTCGCGGGGCGCAGCGCGACCTCGGCGAGCTCGCGGTGGAACGTCGTCAGCAGCTCCTGCGCGAACCAGGCGGCCCGCAGCAGCCACCGGCACTGCGTGCAGTACGTGATCGTGACGCGCGGGTGCGGGACGTCGGCGCTCATGGCGGCAGTCTGGCGCACGTTCGTGACGTGGCGCCCGGGTGA encodes the following:
- a CDS encoding SelT/SelW/SelH family protein, producing MSADVPHPRVTITYCTQCRWLLRAAWFAQELLTTFHRELAEVALRPATGGVFTVEVDGEMIWDRAERRGFPEITTLKQLVRDRVAPGKPLGHSDAGAAAGDAGAQAVPVDAPDA